A window of the Henckelia pumila isolate YLH828 chromosome 3, ASM3356847v2, whole genome shotgun sequence genome harbors these coding sequences:
- the LOC140889879 gene encoding pentatricopeptide repeat-containing protein At2g41720 isoform X1 has translation MVIVIPFPACFTPLQNPMASINNTLFLPTNGNLKKSLHCSKPDPFKENKHTQVDYDAGTHKIYTRIPGLRKLDLPKRQRSRVDGDRFQKDWTLSEVVERITKLKHWEDVEGVLNQWAGRFARKNFPVLMREITRIGSIEHAIQVFNWMKNQKNYCARNDIYNMLIRLHARHNRIDQARGLFFEMQKWRCNPDVETYNALINAHGRAGQWRWGVNIMEDMLRAAVSFYLIVFSTLLVPGSGEPLGSVLCNSPRIPPSRSTYNCLINACGSSGNWREALKISKKMTDNGVGPDLVTHNIILSAYKTGAQYSKALSYFELMKGTNVRPDTTTLNILIDCLVKFGKYEEAIEIFNSMREKRAECHPDIVTYTSIMHMYSVCGQIESCRAVFDALAAEGMKPNVISYNALLGAYASLGLSESVSSIFDEMKRNGIRPDVVSYTSLINAYGRSRQPKRAWKIFNKMRRDNVSPNLVTYNALIDAYGSNGFLAEAVELLREMEQNGLQPNVVSISTLLAACGRCCQKSKIDSILKAAKMRGIVLNTIAYNSAIGSYMNVGEYDEALCLYRCMREKKIRPDAVTYNILISGSCKMSKYNEALEMISQLRELNIPWSKELYSSAICAYSKQGQLAEAESMFNMMKGAGFQPDVITYTTMLHAYSVGECWEKALAVFQEMELNDVQPDSVACAALMRSFNKGSQPGKGLLVAEFMREKKIPFTDAVFFEMVSSCSILRDWKRLTDVIEMMELTLPLISVGTLNQLLHSLGKVGNIDTMIKIFLKIVASGAEVEVTTYEVLLQNLLAAGNWRKYIEVMQWMEDAGVQPSAGIYNNILYFAQRSAGIENAAVIRERIESLKRKSVYSTMERKHCDLSLPTHALISSKQT, from the exons ATGGTTATCGTCATACCCTTCCCTGCTTGCTTCACTCCATTGCAGAACCCAATGGCCTCCATAAACAACACGCTCTTCTTACCCACAAATGGCAACCTCAAAAAATCCCTTCACTGCTCCAAACCCGACCCGTTTAAGGAGAACAAGCATACCCAGGTGGACTATGACGCCGGGACCCACAAAATCTACACCCGGATTCCCGGCCTCAGGAAATTGGACTTGCCCAAACGACAGCGTTCTCGGGTCGACGGTGACCGGTTTCAGAAAGACTGGACCTTGTCCGAAGTTGTGGAGAGGATAACTAAGCTCAAACACTGGGAGGATGTTGAAGGAGTGCTGAACCAGTGGGCCGGGCGGTTTGCCCGAAAGAATTTCCCGGTTCTTATGCGG GAAATAACACGAATAGGTTCAATCGAACATGCTATTCAGGTTTTCAACTGGATGAAGAATCAGAAAAACTACTGCGCCCGAAATGAtatttacaatatgttgatcaGGTTGCATGCCAGACATAATCGCATTGACCAGGCACGCGGCTTATTTTTTGAGATGCAAAAGTGGAG GTGCAATCCTGACGTCGAAACCTACAATGCTTTGATCAATGCGCATGGGAGAGCAGGTCAATGGCGCTGGGGAGTAAACATAATGGAAGACATGCTTCGTGCAgctgtgt CTTTCTATCTCATTGTGTTTTCGACACTTTTGGTACCTGGATCTGGAGAGCCATTGGGTTCAGTACTCTGTAACTCACCTAGG ATTCCACCTAGTAGATCAACATATAACTGCTTGATAAATGCTTGCGGATCAAGTGGGAATTGGAGAGAAGCTTTGAAAATTAGCAAAAAAATGACGGACAATGGAGTTGGTCCTGATCTGGTGACGCACAATATCATTTTATCTGCATACAAAACTGGAGCGCAGTATTCAAAAGCCCTGTCATATTTTGAGCTTATGAAGGGTACGAATGTCCGGCCAGACACTACAACTCTCAATATTCTGATAGATTGCTTGGTTAAGTTTGGAAAATACGAGGAAGCTATCGAAATTTTCAATTCAATGAGAGAAAAAAGAGCAGAATGTCACCCTGATATCGTGACCTATACTAGTATCATGCATATGTATTCTGTCTGTGGACAAATTGAAAGTTGTCGTGCTGTTTTCGACGCATTAGCTGCAGAAGGTATGAAACCTAATGTTATTTCGTACAATGCCTTGCTTGGTGCGTATGCCTCTCTTGGGCTGAGCGAGTCGGTCTCATCAATCTTTGATGAAATGAAAAGGAATGGTATCCGGCCAGATGTTGTATCTTATACTTCTTTAATCAATGCCTATGGACGATCACGACAACCCAAGAGGGCCTGGAAAATATTTAACAAGATGAGAAGAGACAATGTCtcaccaaatctggtgactTACAATGCTCTAATTGATGCCTATGGATCAAATGGATTTCTGGCTGAAGCTGTGGAACTGCTACGTGAAATGGAGCAAAATGGTCTGCAGCCAAATGTTGTTTCGATTAGTACCTTGTTGGCGGCATGTGGTCGCTGTTGTCAAAAGTCAAAAATTGATTCTATACTAAAAGCTGCAAAGATGCGAGGCATTGTTCTCAACACAATAGCATACAACTCCGCTATTGGAAGTTATATGAACGTTGGTGAATATGACGAAGCTTTATGTTTATATAGGTGCATGAGGGAAAAAAAGATAAGACCCGATGCTGTtacttataatattttaataagtgGCTCGTGCAAGATGTCCAAGTACAATGAGGCACTTGAAATGATATCTCAATTGAGAGAACTGAATATTCCTTGGTCGAAGGAATTATATTCTTCTGCAATTTGTGCATATAGCAAACAG GGTCAACTCGCTGAGGCAGAATCAATGTTCAACATGATGAAAGGGGCTGGATTCCAGCCTGACGTCATTACTTATACAACAATGTTACATGCTTATAGTGTTGGGG AATGCTGGGAGAAAGCATTAGCGGTATTTCAAGAAATGGAGCTGAATGATGTTCAGCCAGATTCAGTGGCTTGTGCTGCTCTCATGAGAAGTTTCAATAAAGGATCTCAACCAGGAAAAGGCCTGCTTGTAGCTGAATTTATGAGAGAAAAGAAGATTCCGTTTACTGATGCTGTTTTCTTTGAAATGGTTTCATCATGTAGCAT CTTGCGAGATTGGAAGAGATTAACTGATGTCATTGAGATGATGGAGCTTACACTTCCTCTAATCTCAGTTGGGACTTTGAATCAGCTTCTTCATTCTCTAGGAAAAGTTGGAAATATCGATACGATGATTAAG ATATTTCTGAAGATTGTGGCATCTGGGGCAGAAGTTGAAGTAACTACCTACGAAGTTTTGTTGCAGAATCTTCTAGCTGCGGGGAACTGGAGGAAATATATTGAG GTAATGCAATGGATGGAAGATGCTGGAGTGCAGCCTTCAGCTGGAATATACAACAACATACTATATTTCGCCCAAAGGAGCGCAGGAATCGAAAATGCTGCAGTCATAAGAGAACGTATAG AATCCTTGAAGAGAAAATCGGTTTATTCGACCATGGAAAGAAAGCATTGTGATCTTTCCCTTCCCACTCATGCATTGATCAGCAGCAAACAAACGTGA
- the LOC140889879 gene encoding pentatricopeptide repeat-containing protein At2g41720 isoform X2, whose amino-acid sequence MVIVIPFPACFTPLQNPMASINNTLFLPTNGNLKKSLHCSKPDPFKENKHTQVDYDAGTHKIYTRIPGLRKLDLPKRQRSRVDGDRFQKDWTLSEVVERITKLKHWEDVEGVLNQWAGRFARKNFPVLMREITRIGSIEHAIQVFNWMKNQKNYCARNDIYNMLIRLHARHNRIDQARGLFFEMQKWRCNPDVETYNALINAHGRAGQWRWGVNIMEDMLRAAIPPSRSTYNCLINACGSSGNWREALKISKKMTDNGVGPDLVTHNIILSAYKTGAQYSKALSYFELMKGTNVRPDTTTLNILIDCLVKFGKYEEAIEIFNSMREKRAECHPDIVTYTSIMHMYSVCGQIESCRAVFDALAAEGMKPNVISYNALLGAYASLGLSESVSSIFDEMKRNGIRPDVVSYTSLINAYGRSRQPKRAWKIFNKMRRDNVSPNLVTYNALIDAYGSNGFLAEAVELLREMEQNGLQPNVVSISTLLAACGRCCQKSKIDSILKAAKMRGIVLNTIAYNSAIGSYMNVGEYDEALCLYRCMREKKIRPDAVTYNILISGSCKMSKYNEALEMISQLRELNIPWSKELYSSAICAYSKQGQLAEAESMFNMMKGAGFQPDVITYTTMLHAYSVGECWEKALAVFQEMELNDVQPDSVACAALMRSFNKGSQPGKGLLVAEFMREKKIPFTDAVFFEMVSSCSILRDWKRLTDVIEMMELTLPLISVGTLNQLLHSLGKVGNIDTMIKIFLKIVASGAEVEVTTYEVLLQNLLAAGNWRKYIEVMQWMEDAGVQPSAGIYNNILYFAQRSAGIENAAVIRERIESLKRKSVYSTMERKHCDLSLPTHALISSKQT is encoded by the exons ATGGTTATCGTCATACCCTTCCCTGCTTGCTTCACTCCATTGCAGAACCCAATGGCCTCCATAAACAACACGCTCTTCTTACCCACAAATGGCAACCTCAAAAAATCCCTTCACTGCTCCAAACCCGACCCGTTTAAGGAGAACAAGCATACCCAGGTGGACTATGACGCCGGGACCCACAAAATCTACACCCGGATTCCCGGCCTCAGGAAATTGGACTTGCCCAAACGACAGCGTTCTCGGGTCGACGGTGACCGGTTTCAGAAAGACTGGACCTTGTCCGAAGTTGTGGAGAGGATAACTAAGCTCAAACACTGGGAGGATGTTGAAGGAGTGCTGAACCAGTGGGCCGGGCGGTTTGCCCGAAAGAATTTCCCGGTTCTTATGCGG GAAATAACACGAATAGGTTCAATCGAACATGCTATTCAGGTTTTCAACTGGATGAAGAATCAGAAAAACTACTGCGCCCGAAATGAtatttacaatatgttgatcaGGTTGCATGCCAGACATAATCGCATTGACCAGGCACGCGGCTTATTTTTTGAGATGCAAAAGTGGAG GTGCAATCCTGACGTCGAAACCTACAATGCTTTGATCAATGCGCATGGGAGAGCAGGTCAATGGCGCTGGGGAGTAAACATAATGGAAGACATGCTTCGTGCAgct ATTCCACCTAGTAGATCAACATATAACTGCTTGATAAATGCTTGCGGATCAAGTGGGAATTGGAGAGAAGCTTTGAAAATTAGCAAAAAAATGACGGACAATGGAGTTGGTCCTGATCTGGTGACGCACAATATCATTTTATCTGCATACAAAACTGGAGCGCAGTATTCAAAAGCCCTGTCATATTTTGAGCTTATGAAGGGTACGAATGTCCGGCCAGACACTACAACTCTCAATATTCTGATAGATTGCTTGGTTAAGTTTGGAAAATACGAGGAAGCTATCGAAATTTTCAATTCAATGAGAGAAAAAAGAGCAGAATGTCACCCTGATATCGTGACCTATACTAGTATCATGCATATGTATTCTGTCTGTGGACAAATTGAAAGTTGTCGTGCTGTTTTCGACGCATTAGCTGCAGAAGGTATGAAACCTAATGTTATTTCGTACAATGCCTTGCTTGGTGCGTATGCCTCTCTTGGGCTGAGCGAGTCGGTCTCATCAATCTTTGATGAAATGAAAAGGAATGGTATCCGGCCAGATGTTGTATCTTATACTTCTTTAATCAATGCCTATGGACGATCACGACAACCCAAGAGGGCCTGGAAAATATTTAACAAGATGAGAAGAGACAATGTCtcaccaaatctggtgactTACAATGCTCTAATTGATGCCTATGGATCAAATGGATTTCTGGCTGAAGCTGTGGAACTGCTACGTGAAATGGAGCAAAATGGTCTGCAGCCAAATGTTGTTTCGATTAGTACCTTGTTGGCGGCATGTGGTCGCTGTTGTCAAAAGTCAAAAATTGATTCTATACTAAAAGCTGCAAAGATGCGAGGCATTGTTCTCAACACAATAGCATACAACTCCGCTATTGGAAGTTATATGAACGTTGGTGAATATGACGAAGCTTTATGTTTATATAGGTGCATGAGGGAAAAAAAGATAAGACCCGATGCTGTtacttataatattttaataagtgGCTCGTGCAAGATGTCCAAGTACAATGAGGCACTTGAAATGATATCTCAATTGAGAGAACTGAATATTCCTTGGTCGAAGGAATTATATTCTTCTGCAATTTGTGCATATAGCAAACAG GGTCAACTCGCTGAGGCAGAATCAATGTTCAACATGATGAAAGGGGCTGGATTCCAGCCTGACGTCATTACTTATACAACAATGTTACATGCTTATAGTGTTGGGG AATGCTGGGAGAAAGCATTAGCGGTATTTCAAGAAATGGAGCTGAATGATGTTCAGCCAGATTCAGTGGCTTGTGCTGCTCTCATGAGAAGTTTCAATAAAGGATCTCAACCAGGAAAAGGCCTGCTTGTAGCTGAATTTATGAGAGAAAAGAAGATTCCGTTTACTGATGCTGTTTTCTTTGAAATGGTTTCATCATGTAGCAT CTTGCGAGATTGGAAGAGATTAACTGATGTCATTGAGATGATGGAGCTTACACTTCCTCTAATCTCAGTTGGGACTTTGAATCAGCTTCTTCATTCTCTAGGAAAAGTTGGAAATATCGATACGATGATTAAG ATATTTCTGAAGATTGTGGCATCTGGGGCAGAAGTTGAAGTAACTACCTACGAAGTTTTGTTGCAGAATCTTCTAGCTGCGGGGAACTGGAGGAAATATATTGAG GTAATGCAATGGATGGAAGATGCTGGAGTGCAGCCTTCAGCTGGAATATACAACAACATACTATATTTCGCCCAAAGGAGCGCAGGAATCGAAAATGCTGCAGTCATAAGAGAACGTATAG AATCCTTGAAGAGAAAATCGGTTTATTCGACCATGGAAAGAAAGCATTGTGATCTTTCCCTTCCCACTCATGCATTGATCAGCAGCAAACAAACGTGA